A DNA window from Amycolatopsis sp. DSM 110486 contains the following coding sequences:
- a CDS encoding IclR family transcriptional regulator, protein MSREGSLTLDRGLALLQAVADAGEEAATISELAVTIGASRAAVYRLLVPLSERGLIWRDGTKVRLGVGLLRLAGQVLPQLREAARPVLRELAEKVGVTAHLTVAQGDQAQAVAVVEPSWTSYHVAYRVGSRHPLSAGAAGRAMSLRPGGDGWVASTGELEAGASGVAAPVRGVPGLRASVGVVSLEPLDAAAVGPQVVAAAGKLTEVLRTDA, encoded by the coding sequence GTGAGCAGGGAGGGGTCGCTGACTCTCGACCGCGGCCTGGCCCTGCTGCAGGCGGTGGCCGACGCGGGCGAGGAGGCGGCGACCATCTCCGAGCTGGCCGTGACGATCGGCGCGAGCCGCGCGGCCGTCTACCGGCTGCTGGTGCCGTTGTCCGAACGCGGCCTGATCTGGCGCGACGGCACGAAGGTGCGCCTCGGGGTCGGCCTGCTGCGGCTGGCCGGGCAGGTGCTCCCGCAGCTGCGGGAAGCGGCGCGGCCGGTGCTGCGGGAGCTGGCTGAGAAGGTCGGGGTCACGGCGCACCTCACCGTGGCCCAGGGCGACCAGGCGCAGGCCGTGGCGGTGGTGGAGCCGTCGTGGACGAGTTACCACGTCGCGTATCGCGTGGGCAGCCGTCATCCGCTCAGCGCGGGCGCGGCGGGCCGGGCGATGTCCCTGCGGCCAGGGGGCGACGGCTGGGTCGCGTCCACGGGCGAGCTGGAGGCGGGCGCGTCCGGCGTGGCCGCGCCGGTGCGCGGGGTGCCGGGGCTGCGGGCGAGCGTCGGGGTGGTGTCGTTGGAGCCGTTGGACGCCGCCGCGGTGGGTCCTCAGGTCGTCGCGGCGGCCGGAAAGCTGACCGAGGTGCTCCGAACCGACGCGTAG
- a CDS encoding DUF6188 family protein: MNVPSELVGCEVRRTSFDYQVRLSLVDQPDPADEPRVDAELVLETSFVLRDVEGVSHELEPGSGAALAPVLALFGQRVTEVAVPEEGTLAVVFDGGAELRVGPDRQYESWWLTGHGVEPILVGPDA; the protein is encoded by the coding sequence GTGAACGTTCCGAGTGAGCTCGTCGGTTGCGAAGTGCGCCGGACGTCGTTCGACTACCAGGTGCGCCTCTCGCTGGTCGACCAGCCGGACCCGGCCGACGAGCCGCGGGTGGACGCCGAGCTGGTGCTCGAGACGTCGTTCGTGCTGCGTGACGTCGAGGGCGTGAGCCACGAGCTGGAGCCCGGCAGCGGTGCGGCCCTGGCGCCGGTGCTCGCGCTGTTCGGCCAGCGTGTGACCGAGGTGGCGGTGCCCGAGGAAGGCACGTTGGCGGTGGTTTTCGACGGCGGCGCCGAGCTGCGCGTGGGGCCGGACCGGCAGTACGAGTCGTGGTGGCTGACCGGCCACGGCGTCGAGCCGATCCTGGTGGGTCCGGACGCCTAG